The following proteins come from a genomic window of Lolium rigidum isolate FL_2022 chromosome 5, APGP_CSIRO_Lrig_0.1, whole genome shotgun sequence:
- the LOC124652466 gene encoding beta-glucosidase 31-like, which yields MELTHGDSLRRVLQAVSLILASTVLSELVSAAAGITRADFPDGFVFGAGTSAYQVEGAWAEDGKKASVWDTFTHDGYSIDHATGDVAADQYHKYKEDVKLMHEMGLDAYRFSIAWSRLIPDGRGAVNPQGLEYYNNLINELLKYGIQPHATIYHFDLPQALQDEYNGLLSPRIIDDFTAYADVCFSSFGDRVQHWTTVNEPNIEPIGGYDQGYLPPRRCSYPFGFDAVPCTGGNSTTEPYIVAHHLLLAHTSAVSLYRRKYQAEQRGRIGLTLLAYWYESETEKPEDREAAARANDFSIGWFMHPLVYGDYPPVMRRNVGSRLPELTPDESTRVRGSFDFVGINQYGAILVEADLSQLKRKLRDYYGDTAAKFVTPPFQSSREQLRSREAPWGLSKMLEHLRTKYRNPPVLIYENGVGHEPDPSGEFMYDDEFRAHFLQVYIEAALSSIRNGSDVRGYFVWSFLDVFEILFAYRFRFGLYGVDFGDEQRTRYARSSARWYASFLHGGELRPVATGRDRASFYSE from the exons ATGGAGCTCACCCATGGCGATTCTCTCCGGCGTGTGCTCCAGGCCGTCTCTCTCATTCTTGCCTCCACCGTCTTATCCGAGCTGGTCTCAGCTGCGGCAGGGATTACCCGGGCGGACTTTCCGGATGGGTTTGTCTTCGGCGCCGGCACATCGGCTTACCAG GTTGAAGGCGCGTGGGCAGAGGATGGCAAGAAGGCGAGCGTCTGGGACACATTCACGCACGACG GCTATTCCATCGACCATGCGACTGGAGATGTGGCTGCGGACCAGTATCACAAATACAAG GAAGATGTGAAACTAATGCATGAGATGGGTCTGGACGCGTACAGGTTCTCAATTGCGTGGTCAAGGCTTATTCCAG ATGGGCGAGGAGCTGTGAATCCCCAGGGGTTGGAGTACTACAACAATCTGATCAATGAACTCTTAAAATATG GTATACAGCCCCACGCAACGATCTATCACTTCGACCTTCCTCAAGCTCTTCAAGATGAATACAATGGCTTGCTCAGTCCAAGAATCAT CGACGATTTCACGGCGTATGCAGACGTGTGCTTCAGCAGCTTCGGCGACAGGGTGCAGCACTGGACCACCGTCAACGAGCCAAACATCGAGCCCATCGGCGGGTACGACCAGGGATACCTCCCGCCGCGACGGTGCTCCTACCCGTTTgggttcgacgccgtcccctgcaCCGGTGGCAATTCCACGACGGAGCCGTACATCGTTGCTCACCACCTTCTGCTCGCCCACACCTCCGCTGTGTCCCTCTACAGACGCAAATACCAG GCTGAGCAAAGAGGGCGGATTGGACTCACATTGCTGGCCTATTGGTACGAGTCGGAGACGGAGAAACCTGAGGATCGAGAAGCAGCTGCAAGGGCAAATGACTTCTCAATTGGATG GTTTATGCATCCGTTGGTGTATGGCGACTATCCACCTGTGatgaggaggaacgtcgggtccAGGCTGCCGGAGTTGACGCCGGATGAGTCGACCAGGGTGCGCGGCTCATTCGATTTTGTGGGGATCAACCAGTACGGTGCCATCCTCGTTGAGGCGGACCTGAGCCAGCTGAAACGCAAGCTCAGAGATTATTACGGTGACACGGCCGCCAAATTTGTCACAC CACCGTTCCAGAGCTCAAGGGAGCAGCTGAGAAGCCGTGAGGCTCCATGGGGGCTGAGCAAAATGCTGGAGCACCTGCGGACCAAGTACCGGAACCCTCCGGTTCTCATCTACGAAAACG GAGTTGGGCACGAGCCAGACCCTTCAGGCGAGTTCATGTACGACGACGAGTTCAGGGCGCATTTCCTGCAGGTGTACATCGAAGCGGCGCTGTCTTCCATCAGGAACGGCTCCGACGTGCGCGGCTACTTCGTGTGGTCGTTCCTCGACGTCTTCGAGATTCTGTTCGCCTACAGGTTCCGCTTCGGCCTCTACGGCGTCGACTTCGGGGACGAGCAGCGGACGAGGTATGCCCGGAGCTCTGCGAGGTGGTACGCCAGCTTCCTCCATGGCGGCGAGCTCAGGCCGGTGGCTACTGGCCGAGACAGAGCCAGCTTCTACTCTGAATGA